The Rhipicephalus microplus isolate Deutch F79 chromosome 4, USDA_Rmic, whole genome shotgun sequence sequence ACTGGTCTTAGTTGATTTCGGAGGGTGTATTGGCATGAGCTCTCTACTGAATGCCGATGAAGTTTGTTTTTCTGAGTATAATGTATTAGTTTATATACGTAAAGGCCACGTGCTCTAATAAGATCATGATTTATAAAGAGCTGATGAGTATGTAGTTCGCTAGGAAGCCCATAAAAATTTTCGGATATTCTAAGAACTTTTTTCTGTAACATCTCTAGTTTGTTTAGGTTCTGAGCAGACGTTTTTGCCCATAATAGGGCGCAGTAAGATAACCTTGAATAGAAATGGGCGTAGTATAAAGCCTTTTTAAGCCATAATGGTACAAGGTCTGATAGCTTATACATGCAACCTACAGTTTTGCCTAATTCAGAGACCTGTTTTGACACATGCGTGATCCACGACATGTTTTCCTCAAACCATACTCATAAACATTTTTGCGTTTTAACACATTCCAGCGTGGTGCCCTGAAAGGAGACCTTTAGATTATTGCATGGCTTATTAGGAGGCCTAAATATAACATATTTTGTTTCACTTGCGTTTAAGTCAAGCTTGTTTGCATGAGCCACAGTTCCAGGTGTCTTAAATAACTAGATACAGTAACTTCAAGATCGGCCATTGTATCAGCACTGAAAAGTCAttcgtgtcatctgcgtacattactAGTTTTTCTGTGTAAGAAATATTGCATATATATTATCTATATAAAGTATAAATAACAAGGGTCCTAAGatagaaccttgtggaacgccttgcTTAAGTTCTGTTGCTGCTGACGCTAAGCTACCGAGTTTAACATATTGTTTTCTATCAGATAAGTAATTCATGATTAGTTTAGGAGCAGCGCCACGCAATCCGTAGTCAAATAACATTCCTTCTAGAATGTCGTGTTTTATGCTATCGAAAGCCTTCCTCAGGTCAAGGAACAGTCCAACTGTATATAGTCTTTTTTCAAAATTGTATAGTGTCACCTCTTTTACGTTTATTAGGGCTAACTCAGTAGACTTTCCTTTCTGGAAACCATACTGAGCAGTGTTTATTATTTGATACTTTGAAAAAAAGTTCCTTAGCCTGCAATTTATGGCACTCTCAGATACCTTCGATAGCACTGGTAAAACAGAAATAGGCCTATAATTTGAAATGTCATTCAAAGCACCGCCTTTGTGCACAGGACATACGCGCGCAAGCTTGAGTTCAGGGGGGAAAATACCAGAAACTAACATGCAATTATTATTATGAGCCAAGGGCTCCGATATAAGGTCCGCAACGTGCTTCAAGGGCCCTGCGCTTAATTCATCAGCGCTTGTTGCTACATTGTTTCGTAGTCTAATTATCAAGCTGTGAACCTCAGAAGGTGTTACTGGACTTAGACTGATTGTGTTAGGATCTCTCGTTCTACGGATAATCCTTTCTTGCGTACAATGTCCTGAAGGAGGCACATAATCACCAGAATGGGCGAAATATTCGTTCATAGTCGTAATAGCTGCCTCGTCGCTCATATCTCGAGAGAAGGCTTTTACATTAATACGCATTTGACAGTCGGTAAATTGGCCCAGATTATTCACTTTGTTTCACAGTTTACGAGGATCAATCTAAATCTTCGCGAAAAGGCATTCATAATAAATCTTCTTAGCTTTGCGTATGTCGGCATTTAGCTTATTGCGATACGTTTTGAATTTTTTCAGCACCTCTACGTCACGTGTTTGAACAAACTTATGAtacattttgtttttcgttttgatACTTTTGTGAAGATTAGTGTTGATCCATGGTTTacgaattttctttttctttactgtgTGCGTCACCATGGGAAAACTGTTATCATAACATGCTTTGAGATAGCACGAGAAAGCGCTATATGCGCGATCTGAATCTTGCTCTGCGTTCACGAAAGACCAGTTCGTAAGGGCTATTTATGAGTAAAATTTTTCTAGGGTGAGCTGGTTTATGACGCGGTACGTTGTTTTTCCATTGTACCTAGGCTTATTCGTTGCAGtggaaaaaagagcaaaaacgggTAAGTGGTCACTAAGGTCAAGTGAAAGTAAGCCTGTAAAAGTCTTATTCGTCGGCACGTTTGTGATACAGACGTCCAGAAGGGTCGCGCTACGGTCTGTGATTCGGCTTGGTAGACCGATAGTGTTCATGACACAATAGGTGGACAGAATATTTTCAAATTTCATAGTGGCAACGTCATCGGTTAGCATGTTGATATTTACGTCACCCATCAGAAAAAATGGCACGCGGAACAAGTGATGCTTAGATATAATGGTTTCAAAAGTAGCGAGAAAatcagggcccggattcacaaaactcacttacgaaaacatttttgcacaagagaaattttgttgcgtaagtcgattcacgaaccgaaaaaacgtcgtaagaggccatagttgtcacatcggccgcttcgaataaagcgcgctgtgactgcccgggaacatgtcagcgatggtgatgcagttgctatatttgcttacgtcaccgaaaagtgctcgtaagtggattcacgaagcgaaattgtgcgtaaaaacagcatggctgagagaaaatcccaagagtggtccggaccactcttaggaacaatgtggctacttagaacctgctgccgcagcggtatactttggtgccctggctggtttgagttaattcacacccactaagggctgcctgatgactgctggtgcgtttttatttctttcggcgctttgagcttcgcgtgttgtttcccttatacgcagtggatggtgttgacaaccaccactgtccaataagtttgaagttgcagtaattgaagaattctattgggcgtcaatggcataaaactacgcatgtaaagatttgtggttggatgaaaaccaatgtgatacgtgaatggtcggtgcattcgaacgcgacatgacataggatcaaccttatttgttatgttgttgtgttgcgccccatctcattcaattaaaagtgcgactcgagatccttgcctcattggtggaaattaccaccaaagaggttaatgggagcacattctttgcacgctattggaaataaaaatgagaggaagttttcagtgagtggttcctaaagtttgtgctctagtgtactttcattggctctaactgtccaatggttgcgatctctgaaatacagctgtcgatacactttaggacgatctggaacaaagcgtactttgtaaaccaaagcgtattaggggtgcgcgtgattacgcatggaactacaaacaaatcatgcatcttcaccttcactgttcagacatcGATATGGAGCGTGATATTATGGCAaacaatcggaatgaaatgaccccagtaactttgtatgacaccgaaaatatgcaaaccctcacgattctggagcaaaccttggctgaattcatctctgcgtcaattaccagccattcaacttggcgcacgaacatcattcaaaggtagagtgagccactgacatgtattttgtgtgacgtagcgaccacttgacctgagaataatagcgttgcgaaggcgaatcccctgtcgcatgctctgatcgaagcagacgacaaacgcgagcagacgacggcttggccgacaagcacagcttgtgattggttgtgaagcaataccctcgacatcagctcactccgtgacgttgccaaaacacttctttcatctggcacgcctgtcgtgtTCATCATaccacccccctcgcacataagagaaaattttgtcaTGCCGTGAAAAttgtgcaagtactttctaagagctctcttatcatcttatgtgctgcgcagttgtcgaaaacaacatggcgtcgtaaacagcatatcggtggactttcagcaaacgcttctcgcacgagttacttcagcgtttgaccggatgtgttgtgattacagcagcttttttggtgcgtgtaagcagtgcggaaagctgtggcagtgcaatggtgtacggtgaagcgcagcgaagcctgtgcgtcggtgtggttatcaagcggggatcggcgtcgatgtgtcgacggcaactagcactcgagaagcttgcaatgtgtgtttgtgtgccggtaacagttcgttcgcttgactttccagtctctcagtttggtgctgtgcgacatttcggattgacagcgctttgacacgttacttgagtgaccccaagtacgtacggaaacgtatgaactacgcgctcggttcttgcttcgccactagttagcccgtacacttctatttacttgagagcaatgtactgttcggaggtgaaacgatgttcgttgtgaacagtggtgctgtgttgatgttccaagacttgtgaacaagctgtgctcgtgtgaccgaaaattgaaagacagcgttgataactgttttgccctgcgaagtcatggtggggcagcttggcgcttttgtttgttaagtcgtcacttctcctttttgtgacaaccatagtcctagcgctgtgatgtgatcaaccaaaactgcgagatgctacaatctgttgtggatcgtgttactttggaagcgcgcctagactgttcttcggtaacaaattgagagttcAATGTGGCAGCGAGAGGCCGTGAACGccaagcttccctccagcccccccaaaaaagcaaagatttcaccggtgccttgctttggatgaagttgtaggccaatattgcctaactacaggtttccgagttcgtctgaccatcgttttgcacggcactagagccttgacaacagccggtcatggccagttcttacactttatcaatggacgtgcacgcctggccagcccttcattgctgtcattggcagcttccagtctgcagatgccctttgcctgttggccgtacttggttccttatgacaccgacggctactaaatgctgccatcggtgagttcaccttgcagaactaaatttcaccggtactataattcacgcagttctataacgtgtgcaagtttttaagcccatcagatgtaatgtttctctatggtaagttgaagcatgaaaaatttactatggctgttatatacatacatatattatggagcaaatacataaaaagtttttttgtgatttgatacaagtgagctcttgtttgattatgaggttgggcctgtcgattgaccacgtttggtagttggaaagttaatgtgaatttatttttcaggagccaggttgcacttaaaaaatttatgttattttggaaaattagttctatagacgattaccactgtggtagtactatacttcagtaggacatatatattgcggtacgtaaattttacatgaggcttcagtttatttcaaagtgaatatagcagattttggtcactttaacgaagtgatagcttcctgaaataagtattagaagtgagtgcttttaaagattgtttttaattaaatatctcatttttggctcttcacagatcgcagagattggtttgttaaggtcctgtgatgcatcggttgcacattctggcacatcattcctcatcattacttgaagcacctgtacaaaaataggaaggacacgttctccctaactgtgcaagcctatgtcactgcagggactgttatcattcagcggatgtggcgtagaagcatgcatggcagcctcgtctggaaggactgcaatctgcttgggagcttcgagggcacaaaactgcctaacggctggctgcaaggttagtttttctttaatacatacgattacgtgaacaccacttactgtgcacaaattgaacacccaagcatggttgctttcagtggatacctgtaatattcttacacataattcttattcaacatttatagtgtagcggaagctgctaagcaccaccgcattcttttctatcccgtctgcagccggccgtcgacagcgcgcctactcgacattcccggccgctacaatagaactaaattgcaagataattgagaatgttgaaagctgcaAGCCTctagcttatgaatgaaactccaataatctgagactcaaaagcttgtgctttgaaacgagcacaaatactttgattccttattgagctctcgagcttgtgactccctctgtaaatcaagtgctctggaaggtaatagcaagtgggtgaaaattgcctggctgttcacaacttgcaaggagaaagacctattgaagaagcctcagatgacatagggccggtaactgcatcttttacctaatgtagctttttctctctgagtgctgttgcttgtgtttcagccgaacatgttcaccacgattgcatagtgatatatatttttctacaaattgtacctgacctaagtatgcattttTGATCTCTagaggtgacgttcagtgtgtttcaaatccatggcttctcatttctttgtctgtggctagcctatttcagcagcagag is a genomic window containing:
- the LOC142814709 gene encoding uncharacterized protein LOC142814709 isoform X2, which produces MLPSGLLSFSGCGVEACMAASSGRTAICLGASRAQNCLTAGCKDAAYPSGKALVSTIMVSVGGTCRSPLCLLRMIICPDEVQF
- the LOC142814709 gene encoding uncharacterized protein LOC142814709 isoform X3 — encoded protein: MLPSGLLSFSGCGVEACMAASSGRTAICLGASRAQNCLTAGCKDAAYPSGKALVSTIMFQQ